The Plodia interpunctella isolate USDA-ARS_2022_Savannah chromosome 8, ilPloInte3.2, whole genome shotgun sequence genome window below encodes:
- the LOC128671935 gene encoding acyl-CoA Delta(11) desaturase, translated as MVPNKGSSVVLTENAEPQFKKLVAPQAGPRKYQIVYRNLLTFGYWHLSAIYGLYLCFTSAKWATIIFAFFLYMFAEIGITAGAHRLWTHRAYKAKLPLQILLIIMNSIAFQDTALTWCRDHRMHHRYSDTDADPHNATRGFFYSHVGWLLVKKHPEVKTRGKYIPLDDLRNNPVLRFQKKYAIPFVGTLCFLMPTFVPVYFWGESISTAWHINLLRYVTNLNVTFLVNSAAHLIGNKPYDRTLASVQNIPVSIATFGEGFHNYHHTYPWDYRTAELGNNRLNVTTKFIDFFAWLGWAYDLKTVPQEAVEKRMARTGDGTDLWGYGEKKPVKDVKDNSDETYYDF; from the exons ATGGTTCCTAATAAGGGTTCCAGCGTCGTTTTGACAGAAAACGCTGAGCCTCAGTTTAAGAAACTGGTGGCTCCTCAGGCTGGACCAAGGAAGTACCAAATCGTGTACAGGAACCTTCTCACGTTTGGCTACTGGCACTTATCAGCTATTTATGGGCTCTACCTGTGCTTTACGTCTGCTAAATGGGCCACAATTATATTTG CGTTCTTTTTGTACATGTTTGCGGAGATCGGAATAACGGCTGGCGCGCACAGGCTGTGGACACACCGCGCTTACAAAGCAAAGCTGCCACTGCAAATCctcttaattataatgaacTCTATCGCCTTTCAAGACACCGCTCTGACCTGGTGTCGAGACCATCGCATGCATCACAGATACTCTGACACTGATGCGGATCCTCACAATGCAACAAGGGGATTCTTCTACTCACACGTCGGCTGGCTCCTAGTGAAGAAACATCCTGAAGTCAAAACTAGAGGAAAATATATCCCGTTAGATGATCTGCGAAATAATCCAGTGCTAAGATTTCAGAAAAA GTATGCCATCCCGTTCGTGGGCACTTTGTGTTTCCTCATGCCTACCTTTGTGCCGGTCTACTTCTGGGGCGAAAGCATCAGCACCGCTTGGCACATCAACCTCCTGCGATATGTCACGAACCTTAACGTCACTTTCCTGGTCAACAGTGCCGCCCACCTTATCGGCAACAAGCCCTATGACAGGACCCTTGCTTCAGTTCAAAACATCCCTGTAAGCATAGCCACATTCGGCGAGGGTTTCCACAATTACCACCACACTTACCCCTGGGATTACAGAACTGCGGAATTGGGCAACAATAGACTGAATGTGACGACCAAGTTCATAGACTTCTTCGCTTGGCTCGGCTGGGCTTATGACTTGAAAACGGTACCTCAAGAAGCTGTTGAGAAGAGAATGGCCAGGACCGGTGACGGGACTGATTTGTGGGGCTACGGGGAGAAAAAACCAGTAAAAGACGTAAAAGATAATTCCGATGAAacttattatgatttttaa